In Priestia megaterium NBRC 15308 = ATCC 14581, the following proteins share a genomic window:
- a CDS encoding aspartyl-phosphate phosphatase Spo0E family protein: MLLSTHSKDKSMYQILIEEIEQTRTLMIQTAVREGMTSPNTLQVSQSLDALLNKLQIFFYQ; this comes from the coding sequence ATGCTGCTTTCAACCCACTCAAAAGACAAATCCATGTACCAAATACTAATAGAAGAAATCGAACAGACACGAACGTTAATGATTCAAACGGCTGTCCGTGAAGGAATGACAAGTCCTAACACACTTCAAGTTAGTCAATCATTAGATGCTTTATTAAATAAGCTTCAAATTTTCTTCTACCAATAA
- a CDS encoding GNAT family N-acetyltransferase, with product MKIKNQSEVVEQHLIQHWMYFQHTKKSVKVDTSEIKWISASPYNRGIYAGTRHIEPALGICPPQGEEPLWIFGPSSYDNLGPVLHKNGFVPYEKWIGMIQHIQEKEYIHTGVEGFQCKRVRTEAELKEWITVYIDGYQKPKEYQAEFFERFRELMQHADQYQLYLGLYHNRPAVAGSLFFYDGTAGLYCITTARHMRRRGLATAYLKEAITEAKKQADTCILHATSAGKPTYEKIGFTAVNEFDVYRWRNRDGT from the coding sequence GTGAAAATAAAAAATCAAAGCGAGGTAGTAGAACAGCACTTGATTCAGCATTGGATGTATTTTCAGCATACGAAGAAATCTGTGAAGGTGGATACATCAGAAATTAAATGGATTTCTGCATCTCCTTACAATCGGGGCATATATGCAGGAACCCGTCATATTGAGCCTGCGTTGGGGATATGCCCTCCGCAAGGGGAGGAACCTCTATGGATTTTTGGTCCATCTTCATATGATAACCTTGGTCCAGTTCTTCATAAAAATGGATTTGTTCCTTATGAAAAATGGATCGGAATGATTCAGCACATTCAAGAAAAAGAATACATACATACAGGAGTAGAAGGGTTTCAATGTAAGCGAGTGCGCACAGAAGCTGAACTGAAAGAATGGATCACGGTATATATAGACGGCTATCAAAAACCAAAAGAATATCAAGCTGAATTTTTTGAAAGGTTTAGGGAGCTTATGCAGCACGCTGACCAATATCAGTTATATCTGGGCCTTTATCACAACCGGCCAGCTGTAGCTGGGTCTCTCTTTTTTTATGACGGTACAGCGGGTTTGTATTGTATCACTACAGCTAGACATATGAGGAGAAGAGGCCTGGCCACCGCATATTTGAAGGAAGCTATTACTGAAGCAAAAAAACAGGCGGATACGTGTATTTTGCATGCTACAAGTGCAGGAAAGCCAACTTATGAAAAAATTGGTTTTACAGCGGTTAACGAATTTGATGTATATAGATGGAGAAATAGAGATGGAACATAA
- a CDS encoding ArsR/SmtB family transcription factor codes for MKPIDIFKALSNETRLNILEWLKEPEKHFKDKQAHLPKEVSSRGGVCVGDIQEKAQLSQSTVSSYLSMMQKAGLLESIRHGQWTYYRRNEETLQELSSFLRKKL; via the coding sequence ATGAAACCTATTGATATCTTTAAAGCATTATCTAATGAAACTCGATTAAATATATTGGAGTGGTTAAAAGAACCTGAAAAGCATTTTAAAGACAAACAAGCACATTTGCCTAAGGAGGTCAGCAGCAGAGGCGGTGTTTGCGTGGGAGATATTCAGGAAAAAGCTCAGCTGTCTCAGTCCACAGTGTCTAGTTATCTTTCCATGATGCAAAAAGCAGGTTTGTTAGAGTCAATTCGGCACGGTCAATGGACATACTATCGCCGAAATGAAGAAACGCTTCAAGAGCTTTCTTCATTCTTACGAAAAAAACTTTAA
- a CDS encoding STAS domain-containing protein gives MESLLLDKKLKHITNLILEKKEEFSKQKNYEEKDIQQQLEPWRVHLIQIYADSVSTNDTKNFEVLEEWGREVANLLVVLQLPLDVALEEISYYRNLIGEIIKEEAKAETFTFDAFYQVISRFNVVVDKAVHWVSKSYMTDFANKIQSARYAIDELSIPVVRITKEIGVIPLVGDLDTNRAQILMENALQHGSDYKLNWLIIDLYAVPIIDTMVADQIFKVIGALRLLGIQVVLSGIRAEIAQTMVNLGLDLADITTFSSLHQAVEHVNQAD, from the coding sequence ATGGAGTCATTATTATTAGATAAAAAGCTTAAACACATTACGAATTTAATTCTAGAAAAAAAAGAAGAGTTCTCAAAACAAAAAAATTATGAAGAAAAAGATATTCAACAACAGTTAGAACCGTGGCGCGTTCATTTAATTCAAATATATGCTGATTCTGTCTCAACAAATGATACAAAAAACTTTGAAGTGCTTGAGGAGTGGGGAAGAGAAGTAGCGAATTTACTCGTTGTCCTTCAGCTTCCGTTGGATGTAGCATTAGAAGAAATCAGCTATTACCGAAATCTTATCGGGGAAATTATTAAAGAAGAAGCAAAAGCTGAAACGTTTACGTTTGATGCCTTCTATCAAGTTATTTCTCGTTTCAACGTAGTAGTAGATAAGGCCGTACACTGGGTTAGTAAATCATATATGACCGACTTTGCAAACAAAATCCAATCGGCTCGCTATGCAATTGATGAACTTTCAATTCCTGTGGTACGCATTACGAAAGAAATTGGCGTGATTCCTCTTGTTGGCGATTTAGATACAAATCGCGCTCAAATTCTAATGGAAAATGCGCTTCAACACGGCAGCGACTACAAGCTAAATTGGTTGATTATTGATTTATACGCGGTTCCAATTATTGATACGATGGTAGCGGACCAAATTTTTAAAGTAATCGGTGCTTTAAGATTATTAGGAATTCAAGTGGTTTTAAGCGGGATTCGGGCTGAAATTGCTCAGACGATGGTGAACTTAGGGTTAGATTTGGCTGACATTACGACTTTCAGTAGCCTTCACCAAGCAGTGGAACACGTTAATCAAGCGGACTAA
- a CDS encoding Rrf2 family transcriptional regulator, with the protein MNSEFTIAVHSLVFLANLPDHRASSESIAYNICTNPARVRKIMSTLRKNNLVRTKEGLGGGYTLGCSPAEISLGVIYRVISTGTLKPHWCSGDPDADCIVKSNIQTVMDDIFTESEQSVIRHLDQITIEDVLKKVKTAH; encoded by the coding sequence ATGAACAGTGAATTTACCATTGCCGTGCACAGCTTAGTGTTCCTAGCAAATTTACCAGATCACCGAGCAAGCAGTGAATCGATTGCTTATAATATCTGTACCAATCCTGCACGGGTTCGGAAAATAATGAGTACACTCAGAAAAAACAACTTGGTTCGGACAAAAGAAGGGCTAGGCGGCGGTTATACTTTAGGCTGCAGCCCTGCTGAAATAAGTCTTGGGGTGATTTACCGAGTTATATCGACAGGAACGCTAAAGCCTCACTGGTGCAGCGGCGACCCTGACGCTGACTGTATTGTCAAATCAAACATTCAGACAGTGATGGACGACATTTTTACAGAGAGTGAGCAAAGTGTAATTAGGCATTTAGATCAAATTACGATCGAAGACGTGCTGAAAAAAGTTAAAACTGCTCACTAA
- a CDS encoding helix-turn-helix domain-containing protein, with protein MLSRLAQLRKEKKWSLQYTADQLEIAKSTYAGYESGYRRPSLEALVTIAELFDTSTDYLLGKEKEPHSLSDAPIELTSPQTHTITVDGAELSQEEIQQLTAFIRAKRQIEKETAPSSI; from the coding sequence ATGTTAAGCAGATTAGCTCAACTCAGGAAAGAAAAAAAATGGTCTCTTCAATATACAGCTGACCAGCTTGAAATTGCTAAAAGCACCTACGCAGGATACGAATCTGGCTATCGTCGTCCTTCTCTTGAAGCACTCGTTACAATCGCAGAACTATTTGATACATCAACAGACTACTTGCTAGGTAAGGAAAAGGAACCTCACTCTCTTTCAGATGCACCCATCGAATTAACATCGCCTCAAACTCATACGATTACGGTCGACGGTGCGGAACTATCTCAAGAAGAAATTCAGCAGCTGACGGCTTTTATTCGTGCTAAAAGACAAATTGAAAAAGAAACTGCACCTTCTTCAATTTAA
- a CDS encoding APC family permease, which yields MNNLHRRMGTFALTMTGLGSIIGSGWLFGAWRAAQIAGPAAILSWVIGMVVILFIALSYSELGSMFPEAGGMVKYTQYSHGSFIGFIAAWANWIAIVSVIPVEAVASVQYMSSWPWKWAQWTSHLVEKGTLTGEGLAIATVLLIIYFLLNYWTVGLFSKANSLITIFKIVIPGLTIGALLFVGFHGENFTSGSSIAPNGWASVLTAVATSGIVFAFNGFQSPINMAGEAKNPGRSIPIAVVGSILVATVIYLLLQIAFIGAVNPSDIAKGWSHLNFNSPFADLAIALNINWLVIVLYADAFVSPSGTGITYTATTARMIYGMEQNKYLPSVLGRLHPIYGVPRQAMFFNLAVALVFLFLFRGWGVLAEIISVATLISYITGPVTVMTLRRTGSDLYRPLRLKGLSIIAPLGFIFASLTLYWARWPLTGQVLFIILIGLPIYFYYQAKAKWKGFRQNFKGGVWMVVYLLCMMTISWLGSEKFGGLNVIKYGWDMGIIVVVSLLFYTWALKSGFKTEYLENGRKVNDSLKAAAAETAASKES from the coding sequence ATGAACAATTTACATCGAAGAATGGGAACATTCGCGTTAACCATGACGGGACTTGGATCAATTATTGGTTCCGGCTGGTTATTTGGAGCGTGGCGAGCAGCTCAAATTGCAGGGCCGGCTGCTATTTTATCATGGGTCATTGGAATGGTTGTTATTTTATTTATTGCACTTTCTTACAGTGAATTAGGATCCATGTTTCCCGAAGCCGGCGGGATGGTCAAGTATACGCAGTACTCACACGGTTCGTTTATTGGTTTTATCGCTGCTTGGGCAAACTGGATTGCGATTGTATCCGTTATTCCAGTCGAAGCAGTAGCTTCTGTACAGTATATGAGTTCGTGGCCTTGGAAGTGGGCACAGTGGACAAGCCACCTCGTAGAAAAAGGAACGTTAACTGGCGAAGGATTAGCTATCGCTACTGTGCTATTGATTATTTACTTTTTACTGAATTATTGGACAGTTGGACTATTTTCCAAGGCCAACTCGTTAATCACTATTTTTAAAATTGTTATACCGGGACTTACAATTGGAGCACTTTTATTTGTCGGCTTTCACGGCGAGAACTTCACTTCTGGAAGCAGCATCGCACCAAACGGCTGGGCTAGTGTGCTAACAGCTGTTGCTACATCTGGAATTGTATTCGCTTTTAACGGCTTTCAAAGCCCTATTAATATGGCTGGAGAAGCAAAGAATCCTGGGAGATCTATTCCAATTGCGGTTGTAGGCTCAATTTTAGTGGCTACAGTCATTTATTTGCTTCTTCAAATTGCTTTTATCGGTGCGGTAAATCCTTCTGATATTGCGAAGGGATGGAGTCATTTAAATTTTAACTCTCCATTTGCAGATTTAGCCATTGCCCTTAACATTAACTGGCTTGTCATTGTCCTGTATGCAGATGCGTTTGTTTCACCATCTGGAACAGGTATTACGTATACAGCTACTACTGCTCGAATGATTTATGGTATGGAACAAAATAAATATTTGCCAAGTGTTCTAGGACGTCTTCATCCTATTTATGGTGTTCCGCGTCAAGCCATGTTTTTTAACTTAGCTGTTGCTCTTGTCTTTTTGTTTTTATTTCGGGGCTGGGGCGTGCTTGCTGAAATTATTTCAGTCGCTACGCTTATTTCTTACATTACAGGTCCTGTTACGGTTATGACGCTAAGACGAACTGGAAGCGATTTATATCGTCCCCTTCGTTTAAAAGGATTAAGCATTATTGCGCCGCTCGGCTTTATTTTTGCTTCATTAACGCTATATTGGGCACGCTGGCCGCTAACTGGACAAGTTTTGTTTATTATTTTAATCGGCCTGCCTATTTATTTTTATTATCAAGCAAAGGCTAAATGGAAGGGATTCCGCCAGAACTTCAAAGGTGGCGTATGGATGGTTGTATACTTACTGTGTATGATGACTATTTCATGGCTTGGAAGCGAAAAGTTTGGGGGCCTTAACGTTATTAAATATGGATGGGATATGGGAATTATTGTTGTTGTTTCTCTTCTCTTCTACACATGGGCTTTAAAAAGCGGCTTCAAAACAGAGTATTTAGAGAATGGAAGAAAAGTAAATGACAGCTTAAAAGCAGCAGCGGCTGAAACAGCCGCTTCCAAAGAGTCATAA
- a CDS encoding asparaginase: MKKLLLLSTGGTVASLEGENGLVPGMEPDQLLSYIPDLNEHCQIDSKSLMNLDSTNMQPECWIEMAKAIEEHYNEYDGFVITHGTDTMAYTSAALSYMLQHSKKPIAITGSQIPISFSKTDAKRNIADAIRFACEETGGVYVIFDGRVIQGTRAIKLRTKSYDAFESINYPYVASIHDNTVEYTKSVHSSKEELTVNTSLCTDVAVVKLFPGIKPEFFDGLKDVYQGVVVESYGSGGIPFQVRNILAKLVELTNHGVSVVITTQCLEEGEDMGIYEVGRMINHDSVVRSKNMNTEAIVPKLMWVLGQTKDPHQVKKMMETSIAEDIN, from the coding sequence TTGAAAAAACTATTATTGTTATCAACTGGTGGAACGGTCGCTTCACTTGAAGGTGAAAATGGACTTGTTCCTGGAATGGAGCCAGATCAATTACTAAGCTACATACCTGATTTAAATGAACACTGTCAAATTGACAGCAAATCTCTTATGAATCTTGATAGTACAAATATGCAGCCAGAATGTTGGATAGAGATGGCAAAAGCGATTGAAGAGCATTATAATGAATACGATGGTTTTGTTATTACCCATGGAACTGATACAATGGCCTACACATCGGCAGCTCTTTCTTACATGCTTCAGCATTCTAAAAAACCAATTGCGATTACCGGATCTCAAATTCCTATTTCATTTAGTAAAACGGACGCGAAGCGCAACATTGCAGATGCGATTCGCTTTGCATGTGAAGAAACAGGCGGAGTTTATGTAATCTTTGACGGTCGTGTGATTCAAGGTACAAGAGCAATCAAGCTTCGTACAAAAAGCTATGATGCATTTGAAAGCATTAATTATCCATACGTGGCGTCTATTCATGATAATACGGTGGAATATACAAAATCCGTTCACTCTAGTAAAGAAGAGTTGACGGTTAATACATCTCTTTGTACGGATGTAGCGGTTGTTAAACTGTTTCCCGGCATTAAACCCGAATTTTTCGATGGATTAAAGGATGTATATCAAGGCGTTGTTGTTGAAAGCTATGGAAGTGGAGGTATTCCATTTCAAGTTCGCAACATTTTAGCCAAGCTTGTTGAGTTAACAAACCATGGTGTATCCGTTGTCATTACGACTCAGTGTCTTGAAGAAGGAGAAGACATGGGCATTTATGAAGTGGGCCGAATGATTAATCATGACAGCGTCGTTCGCTCAAAAAACATGAACACAGAAGCCATTGTTCCTAAATTAATGTGGGTGCTCGGACAAACCAAAGATCCTCACCAAGTTAAAAAGATGATGGAAACATCGATTGCAGAAGATATTAATTAA
- a CDS encoding antibiotic biosynthesis monooxygenase family protein: MYTVFSTFNVPDEKAEEVIGIYKNRSKSVDEAPGFVDFLLLQNDKRAGELTVQLTFDTKENYLSWVRSEDFKRIHDLEKKYPDQELAAVIPKVSQYKVVAR, translated from the coding sequence ATGTACACCGTATTTTCAACATTTAATGTACCGGATGAAAAAGCTGAAGAAGTGATTGGAATTTATAAAAATCGTTCAAAATCAGTCGACGAGGCTCCAGGATTTGTAGACTTTCTACTTCTTCAAAACGATAAGCGAGCAGGGGAGCTCACCGTTCAGCTTACATTTGATACGAAAGAGAATTATTTAAGCTGGGTACGAAGCGAAGATTTCAAGCGTATTCATGATTTAGAGAAAAAGTACCCTGATCAAGAACTGGCAGCTGTCATCCCAAAAGTTTCTCAGTACAAAGTGGTGGCACGATGA
- the aspA gene encoding aspartate ammonia-lyase, whose amino-acid sequence MKQETAGYRTEADFLGEKQIPADVYYGVQTARAVENFPITGYKVHEEMIKALAIVKKAAALANMDTKRLYEGIGNAIVQAADEILAGQWHEYFIVDPIQGGAGTSMNMNANEVIANRALEIMGNNKGEYGKLSPNSHVNMSQSTNDVFPTAIHISTLNLLNKLLVTMNDMHDVFKRKAQEFDHVIKMGRTHLQDAVPVRLGQEFEAYSRVLARDIKRISATRDHLHEVNMGATAVGTGLNADPRYIENVVKHLADISGLPLVHAEHLVDATQNTDAYTEVSAALKICMTNMSKIANDLRLMASGPRAGLGEISLPARQPGSSIMPGKVNPVMAELINQIAFQVMGNDQTISLASEAGQMELNVMEPVLVFNLLQSISIMNNGFRSFTDHCLAGIEANETRMKEYVEKSVGIITAVNPHLGYEVVSRIAREAILTGKPIRELCLQYDVLTEEELDLILNPFEMTNPGIAGSSLFDRQ is encoded by the coding sequence ATGAAACAAGAAACAGCAGGATATCGTACAGAAGCTGATTTTCTAGGAGAAAAACAAATCCCAGCAGACGTATACTACGGTGTACAAACCGCACGTGCCGTAGAAAATTTTCCGATTACGGGTTATAAAGTACATGAAGAAATGATTAAAGCGCTTGCTATTGTAAAAAAAGCGGCAGCGCTTGCAAATATGGATACAAAGCGCTTATATGAAGGTATTGGAAATGCAATTGTTCAAGCAGCTGATGAGATTTTAGCAGGTCAGTGGCATGAATACTTTATTGTTGACCCTATTCAAGGCGGAGCAGGAACGTCAATGAATATGAATGCCAATGAAGTTATTGCGAACCGTGCTCTTGAAATTATGGGAAATAACAAAGGGGAATATGGTAAATTAAGTCCTAACAGCCATGTGAATATGTCTCAGTCAACAAATGATGTATTTCCAACGGCTATCCATATTTCAACGCTGAACTTATTAAATAAACTTCTTGTTACAATGAATGACATGCATGATGTGTTTAAACGAAAAGCGCAAGAATTTGATCATGTAATTAAAATGGGCCGTACGCACCTTCAAGATGCTGTACCCGTTCGTCTTGGTCAAGAGTTTGAAGCATACAGCCGCGTGTTAGCGCGCGACATTAAGCGTATCAGCGCAACGCGTGACCACTTGCATGAAGTAAATATGGGGGCGACAGCTGTTGGAACAGGCTTAAATGCAGATCCTCGCTATATTGAAAATGTAGTCAAACACTTAGCGGATATCAGTGGTCTGCCGCTTGTGCATGCAGAGCATTTAGTAGACGCTACTCAAAATACAGATGCTTATACAGAAGTATCTGCAGCGCTTAAAATCTGTATGACGAATATGTCTAAAATTGCAAATGACCTGCGTTTAATGGCCTCTGGACCTCGTGCAGGTCTAGGAGAAATCAGCCTTCCTGCTCGTCAGCCTGGTTCTTCAATCATGCCAGGAAAAGTAAACCCGGTTATGGCTGAATTAATCAATCAAATTGCGTTTCAAGTAATGGGAAATGACCAAACAATCTCTCTTGCTTCAGAAGCAGGTCAGATGGAGCTTAACGTCATGGAACCTGTGCTTGTATTTAACTTGCTTCAATCAATCAGCATCATGAACAACGGTTTCAGAAGCTTTACAGATCACTGTTTAGCAGGAATTGAAGCAAACGAAACGCGCATGAAAGAATATGTAGAAAAAAGCGTAGGAATTATTACAGCTGTTAACCCTCACTTAGGCTATGAAGTCGTATCGCGTATTGCGCGTGAAGCGATTTTAACAGGAAAACCAATTCGTGAGCTTTGCCTTCAATACGATGTGTTAACAGAAGAGGAATTAGATCTTATTTTAAATCCATTTGAAATGACGAACCCTGGTATTGCAGGAAGTTCATTGTTTGATCGTCAGTAA
- a CDS encoding GlsB/YeaQ/YmgE family stress response membrane protein, with amino-acid sequence MSFLWALIVGGIIGWLAGLITGRDVPGGIIGNIIAGFIGSWLGSAIFGSFGPVVGGFAIIPAIIGSIILVLIVSFIMRKMRGSHKHA; translated from the coding sequence ATGTCATTTTTATGGGCACTTATTGTAGGTGGTATTATTGGGTGGCTTGCCGGATTAATTACGGGAAGAGACGTTCCGGGAGGTATTATTGGTAACATTATTGCCGGCTTTATCGGTTCTTGGTTAGGTTCAGCTATCTTTGGAAGCTTCGGACCGGTTGTAGGTGGATTTGCTATTATTCCTGCTATTATTGGATCAATCATCTTAGTGTTAATCGTAAGTTTCATTATGAGAAAAATGCGTGGCAGTCATAAACATGCCTAA
- a CDS encoding DMT family transporter produces MKLLVYLVAVLGGAALSMEGAIAGELGKTVGKLESSYYIFIMGTLILGLTTLFAGKGDLPYVLKAPKWNLTGGLLGTVYLTILVISIPFIGIGVSMVAVIVGQMITSMIIEHFGWLGSSKIKINKERVMAIVCMGIALVLIF; encoded by the coding sequence GTGAAGTTGTTGGTTTATTTGGTTGCGGTTCTAGGCGGCGCTGCTTTAAGTATGGAAGGCGCTATTGCCGGAGAACTTGGAAAAACAGTGGGGAAACTTGAAAGCAGTTATTATATTTTTATCATGGGAACGCTCATTTTAGGTCTGACCACTTTATTTGCTGGAAAAGGAGATCTACCTTACGTCTTAAAAGCACCTAAGTGGAATTTAACCGGCGGTTTATTAGGTACGGTTTATTTAACAATTCTAGTAATTAGTATCCCCTTTATTGGAATTGGGGTTTCAATGGTTGCTGTTATTGTGGGTCAAATGATTACAAGCATGATCATTGAGCATTTTGGTTGGCTTGGCAGCAGTAAAATTAAAATTAACAAAGAACGCGTAATGGCTATTGTATGTATGGGAATTGCGCTTGTACTTATTTTCTAG
- a CDS encoding DMT family transporter: MSLLMVILTLIGGLTLSAQSSINGTLSKKTGTFETAFLTFATGAMILTIVVVFFGQGNILSVFDVPKWQLTCALFGASYLFLTVLAVPKIGVTAANISTVIGQLFASMIIDHFGWFGSKEVSFDLSRWIGVAFMLLALYFIFKSNKKTAA; the protein is encoded by the coding sequence ATGAGTTTATTGATGGTGATACTTACCTTAATAGGAGGATTAACGCTAAGCGCTCAGTCTTCTATTAACGGGACACTAAGTAAAAAAACAGGTACGTTTGAAACAGCTTTTTTAACCTTTGCGACAGGTGCCATGATTTTAACAATTGTCGTTGTGTTCTTTGGTCAAGGAAACATTCTCTCGGTTTTCGATGTCCCTAAATGGCAGCTTACCTGCGCTTTATTCGGAGCATCTTATTTATTTCTAACGGTTTTAGCTGTACCTAAAATTGGTGTGACAGCAGCTAATATCTCAACTGTTATCGGTCAGTTATTTGCAAGTATGATTATCGACCATTTTGGCTGGTTTGGAAGCAAGGAAGTATCCTTTGATCTATCCCGCTGGATTGGTGTAGCATTTATGTTATTAGCTCTTTATTTTATTTTTAAAAGCAATAAGAAAACAGCAGCATAA
- a CDS encoding MFS transporter encodes MQGKTKQVRFRNMVAYGFGDLFGGGSFFIIGTLFMVFLTDVVGLSPVEAGTIVALGKVWDALLDPTIGYISDHLQTKKGRRRVFFLFGIIPVAITFSMLWIPIEGSHMFKYTYFILAYLLFNTAFGMVMVPYNTLAAEMTTDYSIRSKMTGIRMVFSQGASFLGAFFPKRIIDAFPGGQGYLIMGIIFGLLFALPWIFVYKGTWDSGEVVERKKKSGFWLEFKQLFISFGSAFKNKSFNVYLAMYLASYIAMDVFNALFFYFIAYYMLREAIYADTLSFVQITQVLFIPLVTYIAIKLGNKLTYNFSMIIWGTGIVLFSFLTTDSSLVLIYLAAFFLGSGHSGAIMIPWNVLPFVSDVDEMITTKRREGVYAGLMSFIRKSSQALAIFLVGVALKDIGYVPNAEQSASTLAGLQKLFMIVPTILILAGIIATIWFKISPENHKILLTEIQRRKKGGRAKDVTPEAKAVCESLTGYKYEQLWKDVTISKEIRDKTVV; translated from the coding sequence ATGCAAGGGAAAACAAAACAAGTGCGCTTTCGTAATATGGTAGCGTATGGATTTGGGGATTTGTTTGGCGGAGGATCCTTTTTTATTATCGGCACATTATTTATGGTTTTTTTAACGGATGTAGTCGGGCTTTCTCCTGTAGAAGCAGGAACGATTGTAGCTCTTGGAAAAGTGTGGGATGCTTTGTTAGATCCAACCATTGGGTACATATCTGATCATCTTCAGACAAAAAAAGGACGAAGAAGAGTCTTTTTTCTTTTTGGAATCATTCCAGTTGCTATCACGTTCAGTATGCTGTGGATTCCTATTGAAGGCTCGCATATGTTCAAATACACCTATTTTATCTTAGCTTATCTTTTATTTAACACGGCGTTTGGTATGGTCATGGTTCCTTACAATACGCTAGCAGCGGAGATGACGACAGATTATAGTATTCGTTCAAAAATGACGGGAATACGCATGGTCTTTTCACAAGGCGCTTCATTTTTAGGCGCTTTCTTCCCAAAACGAATCATTGATGCGTTTCCAGGTGGACAAGGATATTTAATCATGGGCATTATCTTTGGTCTTCTTTTTGCTCTTCCATGGATTTTTGTCTATAAAGGAACTTGGGATAGCGGAGAAGTAGTGGAACGAAAAAAGAAAAGCGGATTTTGGTTAGAATTTAAGCAGCTTTTTATCAGTTTTGGAAGTGCATTTAAAAATAAGTCGTTTAACGTGTATCTTGCCATGTACTTAGCATCTTACATTGCAATGGATGTATTTAATGCTCTTTTCTTTTATTTTATTGCCTATTACATGCTGCGCGAAGCTATTTATGCAGACACCCTAAGCTTTGTGCAAATTACACAAGTGCTATTTATTCCTCTTGTTACGTACATAGCCATTAAGTTAGGAAATAAATTAACCTATAACTTCAGCATGATCATCTGGGGAACGGGCATTGTTTTATTCAGTTTCCTAACAACAGACAGCTCTTTAGTTCTTATTTACTTAGCAGCATTTTTCTTAGGAAGCGGTCATTCTGGAGCGATTATGATTCCATGGAATGTACTGCCGTTCGTATCAGATGTAGATGAAATGATTACGACAAAAAGAAGAGAAGGCGTGTATGCAGGGCTGATGTCGTTTATTCGAAAATCTTCTCAGGCGCTTGCGATTTTTCTTGTTGGTGTTGCCTTAAAGGATATTGGCTATGTACCAAACGCCGAGCAGTCAGCGTCTACGCTAGCCGGCTTGCAAAAGCTGTTCATGATTGTACCTACTATTTTGATTCTCGCTGGAATTATCGCAACCATATGGTTTAAAATAAGTCCGGAAAATCACAAAATCTTATTAACTGAAATTCAAAGAAGAAAAAAGGGAGGCCGAGCGAAAGACGTTACTCCTGAAGCGAAAGCGGTTTGTGAAAGTTTAACGGGTTATAAATACGAACAGCTTTGGAAAGACGTAACCATTTCAAAAGAAATTCGAGATAAAACGGTTGTTTAA
- a CDS encoding GlsB/YeaQ/YmgE family stress response membrane protein: protein MSFIWTLIVGGLIGWLAGVLTGRDVPGGIIGNIIAGFIGAWLGSLIFGDFGPEIGGFAIVPAIIGAVILVLIVSFVLRKMRGNNNHRHA, encoded by the coding sequence ATGTCATTTATTTGGACGCTTATTGTTGGAGGACTTATCGGCTGGCTTGCTGGTGTGTTAACGGGACGAGATGTTCCAGGTGGAATTATCGGAAACATCATTGCTGGTTTCATTGGAGCATGGTTAGGCTCTCTAATTTTTGGAGATTTCGGTCCAGAGATCGGCGGATTCGCAATTGTTCCTGCTATTATTGGTGCTGTTATTTTAGTCTTAATTGTGAGTTTTGTTTTACGCAAAATGCGCGGAAATAACAATCATCGACATGCCTGA